A genomic window from Oceanispirochaeta sp. includes:
- a CDS encoding uroporphyrinogen decarboxylase family protein produces the protein MNARERVLAVLNREKPDRVPVDIWLVPELVEKFKNELQVEDEMDIYRKLDVDKIVWLGIPYNGVVLKDPNEHQEVNHWGVKFEEIEANEGVAYGEVCFNPLKGMETLEELDAYPWPDPDDFDYATAAAEAKELAKEFVTLGPWVSLFEVYCQMRGLEQALMDTVMAPEFLHKALDYIADSQGEMVKRFLEAANGAIDLVFVSDDMGSQTSLLMSPDSFDEFLFPRLKKWCDMVHSYGARTLFHTDGASEPIIPRLIEAGVDVLNPIQHVCPGMDCSSLKEKYGDKIIFHGGVENQKILPFGSAAEVAAETKLCLDELGPDGYLPCSCHFAQASTPVENIMSLIDTVKNYSIPEK, from the coding sequence ATGAATGCAAGAGAACGTGTATTAGCCGTATTGAACAGGGAGAAACCGGACAGGGTTCCCGTTGATATCTGGCTGGTTCCCGAACTTGTGGAAAAATTCAAGAACGAGCTTCAGGTGGAAGATGAAATGGATATCTACCGGAAACTGGATGTGGATAAAATCGTCTGGCTCGGCATCCCCTACAATGGTGTGGTTCTGAAAGATCCGAATGAACATCAGGAAGTCAATCACTGGGGTGTGAAGTTTGAAGAGATCGAAGCCAATGAAGGTGTCGCCTACGGAGAAGTGTGCTTCAACCCCCTGAAAGGGATGGAAACTCTGGAGGAGCTGGATGCCTATCCCTGGCCTGATCCCGATGATTTTGACTATGCCACAGCGGCAGCCGAGGCTAAAGAACTGGCAAAAGAATTCGTGACCCTGGGCCCTTGGGTGTCCCTGTTTGAAGTGTACTGCCAGATGCGGGGTCTGGAACAGGCCTTGATGGATACGGTGATGGCACCGGAGTTCCTCCACAAGGCCCTCGATTACATTGCCGACTCCCAGGGAGAGATGGTGAAGCGTTTTCTCGAAGCCGCTAATGGCGCCATCGACCTTGTTTTTGTCAGCGATGATATGGGTTCTCAAACCAGCCTGCTCATGTCTCCCGACTCATTTGATGAGTTTCTGTTTCCCAGGTTGAAAAAATGGTGTGATATGGTGCACTCCTATGGTGCCAGAACCCTCTTTCATACCGATGGAGCCTCAGAACCCATCATCCCCCGGCTTATTGAAGCGGGAGTGGATGTTCTGAACCCTATTCAGCATGTGTGCCCGGGAATGGATTGCAGTTCCCTTAAGGAAAAATACGGAGATAAAATCATATTCCATGGTGGAGTAGAGAACCAGAAAATACTGCCCTTTGGCAGTGCAGCAGAAGTGGCTGCAGAGACAAAGCTGTGCCTGGATGAGCTGGGACCCGATGGATATTTGCCCTGTTCCTGCCATTTCGCACAAGCCAGTACGCCTGTTGAGAATATTATGTCTCTGATAGATACAGTGAAGAACTACTCCATCCCGGAAAAGTGA